In Miscanthus floridulus cultivar M001 chromosome 8, ASM1932011v1, whole genome shotgun sequence, the sequence TTGGGCTTGCTTATTTCTCTTACAAATTTGTTGAAAATGAAGAGGAGTGGTGATATCGCCTCTCTTTTTCAGAAATATGAATCAAAGAAGaaggcttcttctccatctccttcacTAGCTGCAGCTGTTACAGAAGAGGAACTTGAAGCACAAGAAGATGGACCGGATGAAGATAGAGTGATTGAAGAAAATGTGGCTCCAACTCTAGTGCCTCCAACTCCAAGTCCACCAGTTTATGATATTAGTCGACTTCCACTTGATCCAAGGGAAAGACAGCCCATTGCAAATTATCCTGTCAATGATCAAGATGCAGTTCGACGATCTTATATCATTAAAGGCCCATACCAACCTTATGCTCATGAATTTAAAAGTAGAAAAAATGGACATAGGGATCGGCAATTCAATCCTATATGGTTTTATAAATATCCTTGGATTGAATATAGTATCAAGAAGGATGCTGCATTTTGCTTTGTCTGCTACTTGTTTGCAAAGGAGAAAACTAAGAAATCTGCATTTATTGAAGGTGGCTGGAGAACATGGAATAGAAATGATGCACTTGATTTACATGTGGGTGGTGTAACAAGTGCTCACAATGCAGCTCAAGAAAGATACAACTTATTTATGACTCCACATGGAGCAATTGATGAAAAATTGTGAAGGTGGATAATGAGGAGCGGCGTCTCTACAAGATCAGGTTGACTTATTCACTTAGATGTTTGAGGTTTCTTTTGCAGCAAGGGTTAGCATTCCGTGGgcatgatgaaagtgaagagtcTAGTAACAGAGGAAACTTCATTGAGCTTTTGAAGTGGCTTGCAGCAAATAATGAAGAGGTGGACAAGTTTGCATTGAAGAATGCTCCAGGTAATTGCACTTTGACTAGCCCAGACATAcaaaaagaaattattcaatgCTGTGCAATGGAGACTAGAGATCAAATCATTAAGGAAATTGGTGAAGATCACTATACAATTTTAGCTGATGAGTCTAGTGATGTCGCTCATAAAGAACAACTAGCCCTTTGCTTGTGTTATGTTGATAAATCAGGAAGGCTGTGTGAGCAGTTTCTTGgaattgttcatgtagatgatactacttcatcatcacttaaggaaGCAATTCAATCATTACTAGTTAGTTGTGGTTTGACTATAACTCAAATCCATGGTCAAGGCTACGAAGGGGCTAGTAACATGAAAGGAGAGATTAAAGGGCTGAAAACCTTGATTATGAAAGAATCACCATCTGCTTATTGTGTTCACTATTTTGCACATCAACTCCAATTGGTTTTTGTTGCTGTTGCCAAAGACAATGATGATTGTGTGTGGTTTTTTGATCGAGTATCCCTCTTGCTAAATATTGTTGGTAGTTCTTGTAAGCGTCATGGCATGCTTCGACATCACCAATATGCCAATGTCATGAAAACACTTGAGTGTAGCATACTAGAATCTGGAAGTGGGTTAAATCAAGAGATGGGGCTGCCTAGACCTGGTGACACTTGGTGGGGCTCTCATTATAAAACTGTGGTCAACATGATTGCTATGTATCCCACAATTCGTGATGTACTCATAGCTCTTGGACAAGATACTTCACAAAGGGGTGAATGGCCAAAAATACATACTATGGTTGGAGTGTTTGAGTCATTTGATTTCATTTTCAGTGCTCATTTGATGCTTGACATTCTTGGACATACAAATGAATTGTCTGAGTATTTGCAAAGAAAAGACCAAGATATCCTTAATGCAATGTCACTTGTCCGTTTGGCAAAGAGTAAAATGCAGCAAATGAGGTCTGAAGGGTGGGTTTCATTTCTTCAAAGGGTTACAATATTTTGCAACAAATATGGCATTCAAGTTTTTGGAATGGAACATAATTATGTGCCATATGAAAGATCAGCACGTTTTGCTCAGGACCAAACAAATGATGATCACTTCAGAAGAGAAGTATATATTGGAGTCATTGATAAAATTAGTCAAGAGCTTGACAGTCGGTTTGATGAGGTAAATATGGAGTTGCTTACTTGTATGGCTGCTTTGAATCCAGCAGATTCCTTCGCTTCTTTTGATGCAAACAAGGTACATAGACTTGCTAAATTTTACCCTAATGATTTTTCAAGCTCTGACTTGCTAAGACTCGATCTGCAACTTGAAACTTTTATTGATGACATGAGGAAAGATGAAATGTTCAAAGGCCTAAACAATCTTGTTGACCTCTCagtaaaacttgttgaaacaaagAGGGATAAAGTTTATCATTGAGTCTATTTACTTAtcaaattggtattgcttctacCAGTGTATACTGCAAGTGTTGAAAGAATATTTTCTGCAATGACCTTTATCAAGAATAAGTTGAGAAATAAGATGGGTGATAGCCTTCTCGATGATTGTCTAGTGACTTTTATTGAGCGGGATATGTTCTTACAATTGAGTGAAGAAACACTTTCATGGCTATTAGATGGCGAAGgcctgacaagaagaagaagtagtGACATATTCTTCTTCAACTATTATAGGTATGTAATATTTCGATCAATTCTACATTAAAAAATCTATACTCGTCTATTTTATAAACTCTATATGTCCTTTTTCCTTTAATTGTATTTTGTAATTCATATACTTGTGTATTGACAAGTTAAATTTATAGTGGTTAAAAAAATTTAGACAATGAACCATCAAAGCTACCAATCCTGGCTACGCCACTGCTGGAGCAGCGCAGATGGCGGCGTGGCCACTGCGTGTGGCTCAGGAGCTGCGAGGCCGAGCGACGTAGATGCGTCCTGACTGGATGGCCCTATGTAGGCATCCAGGTCCTGATCCGAGTGGTGCTCCACCGGCATGGCCACCGCGGCTAGCTCGGGAGCAGTGAGGCCGAGCGGTGTGCGCGTGATGTCAACACACCGGGGCAGCCGAAAATCATGGCGTCCCGGCAAGAGCAACGACAAAGAACCCAGCTCTGCTTCGTGGAATAGTGCGATCCAGTCTCCCGCCCGGGAGTCACGGGTGCATCCCATGGCATCGCATCATCTAGAGCACAAGCGGTGATAAAGGTCTGTCTACAAGGCCTATAGGATCCATCAGACCCGATCAACAACAACGGATCAAAACAACAAGGTGTTTCCCCTTCGCACTCGGCCACTTTCAATTCAAACAGATCTATAGAATATGCTTTACTTTCTTTAGCATCACAATCAGAGGCCAGCTGTTGCGATGACGTAGGGACAGCAGGGGGCGCATGGCTGCTTTGCGACCAGAGGTGTGGGGGTTCCCGCCCATTTGAACCGGGCAGATGACATCCCCAATGAGAATCATTGGCTGTAACTAGAAAGTGGGTCCCAAACCTGGCCCCAACACCGGGTCGCCGGCTGCGCCACTGCCGTCGCCATTGAAGaccctaatttggttttggttaattgatgaaatatATTTGGACTAACCCTAAACTCTAAAGTGTGgatttgagataggttggtccaacccaagtgaaggagctaggtggcactcatggaaggagatggccacatgaaatgaagtccatggtggtggtgtggaCATGTAATGATGACCAAAGCTCCGGgatttgaaatgaagaaagagaaaaacaaaatgaacTTAAGGCAAATGTGATATCTATAGGGCCGTTTtgttttcggtgatcaagacactatagagagtgtgatcacatttaggatagatagtcgtactattaagatgggagctcttatcggacaactcaatcatctagtgccactaggtgttggaaaacttgcattgcattttaggcctagtgcacaatcggtgagaaagtgtttaaactttgaaaaatatttgtgaaaatgctaacacacttgcacatgatggtgaaagagtgttagcacatttgcaaaggtggtgaaaaaggtgaagaaaaagAGGCGTTAGCCAGGCTTGGGGTGCTGCCCCGAGGGCACCACCATGccctgtccggtgcaccgccacccctatggcggtgaccagctgaggaggccgagagggaggtaTTTTggtggggcaccgccaccctgtcCGGTGTCATCGCCACCTGACCCCAGCCGAGACCAGCAGAGAAAGGTGTGGCACTGGCATGTCCAGTGTACACCGCCGTggtgagggcggtgcaccgcctggTCACCGCCACTAGAGGGGCGGCGCCGTTTTTATCTAGAGAGTGGGGTAAATCGGGACGGTCACCGCCACGGTCACTGTCGTTGTGAGGGCGATGCACCACCATAATTTTTCAGAGACTTGTGTTTTTGGTGGGTTtgctgggtggtcaccgccacccctagggcggtgccaccgccaccctgtccAGTGCCTGTTGGatgaccattggaggggcaccgcCATCCCTGTCCAGTGACCTCACCGCCATGTCCGATGCCCTTGCTGAAGCTGGCTCCAAGggataatggctctatttgcttgtgggtttataaatagaggtggtggccgGCCGTGGCCATTCTCTTGGCACTTCCCACATCTGCTTACACCCTTTgggagctgagcacaccactccattcacttgcacacttgatttcatcatcttgagtgagattggagagcctctagtgtattgcttagtgttctagcatcttgtggcactagttgggcgatttgggctagtggagatcttgttactcttggtgtttgttgACACCTAGACAgcccggtgattggtggatcatcgagcgaaggaaggtgattgtctttggctccgatcattgtgattgtgaggggttcttgtgccttccctggcggagcaccaaaggcaactctagtggattgcacgtggcttgtggatcctcatcttgtgttagttgtgcggcaccaagttgagggttaggcgtgtgatgcctattagcacgtgaacctccaagtgagtgaatcgccacaacaggaactagcttgccggcaaacaagtgaacctcggaggaaaatTGATTGTGTCATCATTATCTCCTTGGTATTCTTTGTTATTCATTGTTTGAGCAattgccacggcggtatatcacttctaccactctcttgcattactttgtgtatttaccttgtgtagtgcttgtggtagttgtagctagtgTAGCTTTTTAGTTGTAGTTCTCTATCTAGTTtgctcacctaggtgtaaattagtgacatagctcttgtgtgatatACTAGAGTCCATAGAGAtcagaattgggtaggtggcttgcaacacaagtgtactgctagcgcaaaattcgcttcgccgtcttatttactaatcagttgttttagtgttgttgtagaaatttttataggctattcacccgctctagccattaggacttttcaagtggtatcggagccgtggtcaccttgatttgaagcttaacaaccttaggtgttaaaatggctcaaatcaacaacaccaagaagccaccccaatttgatggttctagttatccttattggaaggctaagatgaccacctacatcaagtcaatcaatagggagatgtggaaggtggtagagaccaagattgagattgccaaTGCGGAAgctcccaccgtggccgaagaagtgctactccaaaacaataacattgctcttagtgccattctgaaaggtcctaatggctagaggggggggggtgaatagcctataaaattttctacaataacactaagaaaaacggttagacaaatatgaggtg encodes:
- the LOC136470359 gene encoding uncharacterized protein, which codes for MGRNVKGIQYLELQQNNFNGPIPESIGNLTKLSHLHLQDNEFTGDFGIANLLGYAGSSSPVAVTGTVGYNPPEYAQSVHTSTGGDVYSFGIRSGDIASLFQKYESKKKASSPSPSLAAAVTEEELEAQEDGPDEDRVIEENVAPTLVPPTPSPPVYDISRLPLDPRERQPIANYPVNDQDAVRRSYIIKGPYQPYAHEFKSRKNGHRDRQFNPIWFYKYPWIEYSIKKDAAFCFVCYLFAKEKTKKSAFIEGGWRTWNRNDALDLHQGLAFRGHDESEESSNRGNFIELLKWLAANNEEVDKFALKNAPGRLCEQFLGIVHVDDTTSSSLKEAIQSLLVSCGLTITQIHGQGYEGASNMKGEIKGLKTLIMKESPSAYCVHYFAHQLQLVFVAVAKDNDDCVWFFDRVSLLLNIVGSSCKRHGMLRHHQYANVMKTLECSILESGSGLNQEMGLPRPGDTWWGSHYKTVVNMIAMYPTIRDVLIALGQDTSQRGEWPKIHTMVGVFESFDFIFSAHLMLDILGHTNELSEYLQRKDQDILNAMSLVRLAKSKMQQMRSEGWVSFLQRVTIFCNKYGIQVFGMEHNYVPYERSARFAQDQTNDDHFRREVYIGVIDKISQELDSRFDEVNMELLTCMAALNPADSFASFDANKVHRLAKFYPNDFSSSDLLRLDLQLETFIDDMRKDEMFKGLNNLVDLSVKLVETKRDKVYH